The proteins below come from a single Arthrobacter sp. zg-Y1171 genomic window:
- a CDS encoding uracil-DNA glycosylase: MSTDEPQLFSYTGEAAPGENTPFPFAAPTRLEDLMAPDWAHVLSPVKTRLEEIAAELDAERRAGQRILPAPGNILRVFQRPLASARVLIVGQDPYPTPGHAVGLSFSVGKGVRPLPRSLNNIFTELNADLGITPSPSGDLSAWADQGVVLMNRVLTVRAGEAGSHRKRGWEEITELAVRALAARRRPDGTRVPLVAVLWGRDAQGIVPFLGGAPTVESAHPSPLSASRGFFGSRPFSRVNELLAQQGADPVDWRLRGER; the protein is encoded by the coding sequence GTGAGCACTGACGAACCCCAGCTTTTTTCCTACACCGGCGAAGCCGCACCGGGGGAAAACACCCCTTTTCCTTTCGCTGCACCCACACGCCTTGAGGACCTCATGGCTCCCGATTGGGCCCATGTGCTCTCCCCGGTGAAGACGCGCCTTGAAGAAATAGCCGCCGAGCTGGACGCGGAGCGCCGCGCCGGTCAGCGCATCCTGCCCGCACCCGGCAACATCCTGCGCGTCTTCCAACGTCCGCTGGCCAGTGCCCGCGTGCTGATCGTAGGCCAGGATCCGTACCCCACCCCCGGGCATGCCGTAGGCCTCTCCTTCTCCGTAGGGAAGGGCGTACGTCCGCTTCCCCGAAGCCTGAACAACATCTTTACCGAGCTCAACGCCGATCTGGGAATCACCCCCTCCCCCTCCGGAGACCTCAGCGCCTGGGCGGATCAGGGGGTGGTCCTGATGAACCGCGTACTCACGGTACGTGCCGGGGAAGCAGGCTCACACCGGAAGCGGGGATGGGAGGAAATCACTGAGCTCGCCGTGCGCGCACTGGCTGCCCGCCGCCGCCCGGACGGCACGCGCGTTCCCCTGGTTGCCGTCCTGTGGGGACGCGATGCCCAGGGCATTGTCCCGTTCCTCGGCGGTGCGCCGACCGTCGAATCCGCGCACCCCAGTCCCCTGTCGGCCTCACGCGGGTTCTTCGGTTCCCGACCGTTCAGCCGGGTTAACGAACTGCTGGCGCAGCAGGGCGCCGACCCCGTGGACTGGCGGCTTCGCGGGGAGCGGTAA
- a CDS encoding LytR C-terminal domain-containing protein — MSQYPRDEFDKVPETSARQGVHRERLIPSRSNGLGLLITVGVLALLIGLAAYFVLPRLGIGSGSAGPSPEAQASAPASASASAAATPTPEAKAEDASPSPAPASTPTPTPTPTPTAPAIDRTQPVAVFNASGVTGLGAGVSGRMSAAGWAVGTVANWAGAPQQGSGVYYSSPELAANAQEIGAQLGIPALETPGFTSVTVILGPGYR, encoded by the coding sequence ATGAGCCAATACCCTCGGGATGAGTTCGACAAGGTCCCCGAAACGTCCGCGCGGCAGGGCGTGCACCGCGAACGCCTCATTCCCTCGCGTTCCAACGGGCTGGGGCTGCTGATCACCGTGGGTGTGCTCGCTCTGCTAATCGGCTTGGCAGCCTACTTTGTCCTGCCGCGGCTGGGCATCGGGTCCGGTTCCGCTGGTCCGTCCCCGGAAGCACAGGCTTCGGCCCCTGCTTCCGCGTCCGCCTCAGCTGCAGCCACACCGACTCCCGAGGCGAAGGCCGAGGATGCCTCACCGAGTCCTGCTCCGGCATCCACTCCAACGCCCACTCCAACGCCGACGCCGACTGCGCCCGCGATTGACCGTACCCAGCCGGTTGCAGTGTTCAACGCCAGCGGCGTGACCGGACTTGGTGCAGGCGTTTCCGGACGGATGTCCGCTGCAGGATGGGCAGTTGGAACGGTGGCCAACTGGGCCGGTGCGCCCCAGCAGGGATCCGGCGTCTACTACAGCTCACCGGAGCTGGCTGCCAATGCGCAGGAAATCGGTGCGCAGCTGGGCATTCCCGCGTTGGAAACACCCGGCTTCACCAGCGTCACCGTGATCCTGGGCCCCGGATACCGGTAA
- a CDS encoding CHAD domain-containing protein, with translation MAAGTGTASRFLVHVALVLPPLHELSGVAKVAQPREGRRTEVRYDTSDGSLHRHRFSLSRHTDDDGGTRWERSAPSLEPAVRSSNTAEPEAGIPTELVEDVQAVVRGRELAPVQTLVTRYLEYDLLDSAGTVLARVTDESTRTNDVEAEPGGPGRRVWTISSDHNALGTEAGTMFLAAGAVPAGPEAGGGRDAVRHPERAGAGTGGAPDGTDADLLDAGSPVALLLLEYLREQFEELLRHDPRVRRGDTDGIHKMRVATRRLRSALSSYRSTMDPEPGRSLRGELRWIARVLGEARDAQVMRHRLQELIASEPADLVMGPVAARVDEELLHDYRQAYGHVREALHSQRYFQALDGLEALLDRPFWTETARKPAGPAAARIVRRDRKRLHRRVRATRTLAGEDYAEALHDARKDAKQLRYAAEVWAPVQPKEAKEMVDAAEHVQKVLGEYQDSVVTQAYLRRMGATALAAGENGFTYGRLHALEQASAQSARERFARAWKGFPSSP, from the coding sequence ATGGCCGCCGGAACAGGTACCGCAAGCCGCTTCTTGGTGCATGTTGCATTGGTGCTGCCGCCGCTGCATGAGTTGTCGGGTGTCGCCAAAGTGGCACAGCCCAGGGAAGGCCGGCGCACGGAGGTCCGGTATGACACTTCGGACGGTTCCCTCCACAGGCACCGGTTCAGCCTCTCCCGGCATACCGACGACGACGGCGGCACGCGCTGGGAGCGCAGCGCCCCCTCTCTGGAGCCTGCTGTCCGGTCCAGCAACACTGCCGAACCCGAAGCAGGGATTCCGACGGAACTGGTGGAGGACGTCCAAGCCGTGGTTCGGGGCCGGGAACTTGCGCCTGTGCAGACCCTGGTCACGCGCTACCTGGAGTACGACCTGCTGGACAGTGCGGGCACGGTGCTTGCCCGGGTCACCGATGAAAGCACCAGGACAAACGACGTAGAAGCGGAGCCCGGCGGACCGGGCCGGCGGGTCTGGACCATTTCTTCCGACCACAATGCGCTGGGCACGGAGGCTGGAACCATGTTCCTCGCTGCCGGTGCCGTGCCGGCGGGCCCGGAGGCAGGTGGGGGACGGGACGCGGTCCGGCACCCGGAGAGGGCCGGCGCGGGCACCGGGGGAGCGCCGGACGGAACAGACGCCGACCTCCTGGACGCCGGCAGCCCGGTGGCGCTGCTGCTGCTGGAGTATCTGCGCGAACAGTTCGAGGAGTTGCTGCGCCACGATCCACGCGTACGGCGGGGAGACACTGACGGGATCCATAAGATGAGGGTTGCCACCAGGCGGCTGCGCTCGGCACTCTCCAGCTACCGCAGCACCATGGACCCCGAGCCGGGGCGCTCGCTGCGCGGGGAACTGCGGTGGATCGCCCGGGTGTTGGGGGAGGCCCGGGATGCGCAGGTGATGCGGCACCGGCTCCAGGAACTGATTGCATCTGAACCCGCTGACCTGGTGATGGGGCCGGTTGCCGCCCGCGTGGATGAGGAACTGCTCCATGACTATCGGCAGGCCTACGGGCACGTCCGCGAAGCACTGCACTCCCAGCGGTACTTCCAGGCATTGGACGGACTCGAAGCGCTGCTGGACCGCCCGTTCTGGACGGAAACAGCGAGGAAGCCGGCCGGTCCGGCCGCTGCCCGCATCGTCCGGCGGGACCGGAAAAGGCTGCACCGCCGGGTACGGGCCACACGGACATTGGCGGGCGAAGACTACGCGGAAGCGCTCCATGACGCGCGCAAGGATGCAAAACAGCTCCGCTACGCAGCCGAGGTCTGGGCACCCGTCCAGCCGAAGGAAGCGAAGGAAATGGTGGACGCCGCCGAGCATGTGCAGAAAGTCCTCGGTGAGTACCAGGACAGCGTGGTGACGCAGGCCTATCTGCGGCGGATGGGGGCAACAGCGTTGGCCGCCGGTGAGAACGGCTTTACCTACGGGCGGCTGCACGCCTTGGAACAGGCCTCTGCCCAATCGGCCCGGGAGCGCTTTGCCCGTGCGTGGAAAGGCTTCCCGTCCAGCCCCTGA
- a CDS encoding DUF3263 domain-containing protein — protein MAESAEAERFSLDDAVDPDSPLGAQEQQMLALERAWWKYAGAKEQAIKDLFGMSATRYYQVLNALIDTEEALAHDPMLVKRLRRLRTTRQRARTARRLGTGV, from the coding sequence GTGGCGGAATCGGCCGAAGCCGAGCGGTTTTCCCTCGATGACGCAGTGGACCCGGACAGCCCGTTGGGTGCCCAGGAACAGCAGATGCTCGCGTTGGAACGGGCGTGGTGGAAATACGCCGGTGCCAAGGAACAGGCCATCAAGGACCTCTTCGGGATGTCGGCCACGAGGTACTACCAGGTCCTGAACGCCCTGATTGATACCGAGGAAGCCCTCGCCCATGATCCGATGCTGGTCAAACGATTGCGTAGACTACGTACGACCCGCCAGCGTGCCCGTACCGCCCGCCGCCTGGGCACAGGCGTCTAG
- a CDS encoding peptidoglycan bridge formation glycyltransferase FemA/FemB family protein, with protein sequence MRDFSARLATAEEIANWDKHVLANPGGGNVLQSASFAEVKSHHGWNPVYLAFTGPDYVTYTLAIEKKVPALGSLWYLIKGPDVAAPEDVPLVVNALARFIKETRRKVFAIKVEPDIVDSEEVQALFTGAGFIKTFNLQPNDSTALLDTTPDEEQLLKNLSSRGRNAVRRAIREGADVRRVEPTEENMRIMYRLMAHIEDRSAARLRSYEYYHRFWSNFVAAGQGRFYFAFEDGEPTVGAFVIAYGNKGTYKDGGSKPRRSQYGDSHLVQWTAITELKKECGIVQYDFCGTPPSNQLKDKSHPHHGLGLFKTSFSKTVTDFVGCYDFIVDPIRYRIWNTIGERVARQIYWRRHQQPFY encoded by the coding sequence TTGCGAGATTTTAGTGCACGCCTGGCCACTGCCGAGGAGATCGCCAACTGGGACAAGCACGTGCTGGCCAACCCCGGCGGCGGCAATGTCCTTCAGTCAGCGTCCTTCGCGGAAGTGAAGTCCCACCACGGCTGGAATCCCGTCTACCTGGCCTTCACCGGACCCGATTACGTGACCTACACGTTGGCGATCGAGAAGAAGGTCCCGGCCCTCGGCAGCCTCTGGTACCTCATCAAGGGTCCCGACGTCGCCGCACCCGAAGATGTGCCGCTGGTGGTGAACGCGCTGGCACGGTTCATCAAGGAGACCCGCCGCAAGGTTTTCGCGATCAAGGTTGAGCCGGACATCGTGGACAGCGAAGAGGTCCAGGCCCTGTTCACGGGGGCCGGATTCATCAAGACCTTCAACCTGCAGCCCAACGACTCCACTGCCCTGCTGGACACTACGCCGGACGAGGAGCAGCTGCTCAAGAACCTCTCCTCCCGGGGCCGGAACGCGGTCCGCCGGGCGATCCGCGAAGGCGCGGATGTCCGCCGGGTCGAGCCGACCGAAGAGAACATGCGGATCATGTACCGCCTGATGGCCCACATCGAGGACCGCTCTGCGGCGCGGCTGCGCTCCTACGAGTACTACCACCGGTTCTGGTCCAACTTCGTTGCTGCCGGGCAGGGACGCTTCTACTTCGCATTCGAGGACGGGGAACCCACTGTGGGTGCCTTCGTGATTGCCTACGGCAACAAGGGCACCTACAAGGACGGCGGGTCCAAGCCGCGGCGCTCCCAGTACGGGGATTCGCACCTGGTCCAGTGGACCGCGATCACCGAACTCAAGAAGGAGTGCGGCATTGTCCAGTACGACTTCTGCGGCACACCGCCGAGCAACCAGCTCAAGGACAAGAGCCACCCGCATCACGGGCTGGGTCTGTTCAAGACCAGTTTCTCCAAGACGGTCACGGATTTTGTCGGTTGCTACGACTTCATTGTGGATCCGATCCGCTATCGCATCTGGAACACCATCGGCGAACGCGTGGCGCGGCAGATTTACTGGCGCCGCCACCAGCAGCCGTTCTACTAA
- a CDS encoding MFS transporter has protein sequence MESPWAPLRRRMFLILWLAQLGSNIGTWMQTVGAQWFLVESSKNPALVSLVQTANLAPSLLLGLIAGVLADAFNRRRLILGANIFAAGAATVLTVVAAMGLLDPDSLLLYTFLIGCGMALSAPAWQAITPALVPREEIQAAAALGSVAMNTARAVGPAIAGLLVALTGPAFVFGLNALSFVGTAIAIYSWRAPQRDPVEREHVGEALAAGIRYIRAAPLIRRILLRSGLFIFPASALYALLPVAANGHLGLGSAGYGLLLGALGIGAVLGVLFLPRLRTVLKDNTLLGISAVVFAAGAFASGYLPAWAVAVLLVFAGFAWISTFSTLNAAMQLTLPEWVRARGLSVYLMVASGTQAVGAVFWGSGATGAGYAPTLAFAAGVLLLAGASVLVLPLLPGTGRLDRSVAGTELQLPAGQEPDPGAGPVTVLISYEVPADLNDEFVAAMQSVRLSRMRTGATDWELVHSVTDQDQFREIYDVPTWREYLRQEQTRTTGEDRRIIQAAWDLAEVEPRVRWFLPAST, from the coding sequence ATGGAATCGCCCTGGGCGCCGCTGCGCCGGCGGATGTTCCTCATTCTGTGGCTTGCCCAGTTGGGATCCAATATCGGCACCTGGATGCAGACCGTCGGGGCCCAGTGGTTCCTGGTGGAATCCAGCAAAAACCCCGCCCTTGTATCCCTGGTCCAGACTGCCAACCTCGCACCTTCCCTTCTGCTGGGCCTTATCGCAGGGGTCCTGGCGGACGCCTTCAACCGGCGCCGGCTGATCCTGGGCGCCAACATCTTCGCCGCCGGCGCTGCCACCGTGCTGACGGTCGTGGCCGCGATGGGCCTGCTGGACCCGGATTCGCTGTTGCTCTACACCTTCCTCATCGGCTGCGGCATGGCGCTGAGCGCCCCCGCCTGGCAGGCCATCACCCCTGCACTGGTGCCCCGGGAAGAGATCCAGGCGGCTGCGGCGCTCGGCAGCGTGGCGATGAACACGGCCCGTGCCGTTGGTCCCGCGATTGCCGGTCTGCTGGTGGCCCTGACCGGTCCAGCCTTTGTGTTCGGCTTGAACGCACTGTCCTTCGTGGGCACGGCCATTGCCATCTACAGTTGGCGGGCTCCCCAGCGGGATCCCGTCGAACGGGAACACGTGGGGGAGGCGCTCGCCGCAGGTATCCGCTACATCCGTGCTGCACCGCTCATCCGCCGGATTCTCCTACGGTCCGGTCTGTTCATTTTCCCCGCCAGCGCCCTCTATGCGCTGCTGCCCGTTGCCGCCAACGGCCATCTCGGCCTGGGGTCGGCAGGATACGGGCTGCTCCTCGGGGCGCTGGGTATCGGTGCCGTGCTGGGTGTCCTGTTCCTGCCGCGGCTCCGGACCGTCCTGAAGGACAACACACTGCTGGGCATCAGTGCCGTGGTCTTCGCGGCCGGGGCCTTCGCCTCGGGCTACCTGCCCGCGTGGGCCGTTGCCGTGCTGTTGGTCTTCGCGGGGTTCGCCTGGATCTCCACGTTCTCCACCTTGAACGCCGCAATGCAACTGACCCTGCCCGAATGGGTGCGTGCCCGCGGCCTGTCTGTGTATCTGATGGTCGCCTCCGGCACGCAGGCCGTGGGCGCCGTTTTCTGGGGATCGGGTGCCACCGGAGCCGGCTACGCTCCTACCCTGGCTTTTGCCGCCGGCGTGCTGTTGTTGGCCGGGGCCAGCGTCCTGGTGCTTCCGTTGCTGCCGGGCACCGGACGCCTGGACCGCAGCGTAGCCGGCACGGAACTGCAGCTTCCTGCCGGCCAGGAACCGGATCCCGGCGCCGGACCGGTGACGGTCCTGATCTCCTATGAGGTGCCTGCGGACCTCAATGACGAGTTCGTGGCGGCTATGCAGTCGGTCCGGCTGTCGCGCATGCGCACCGGCGCCACGGACTGGGAGCTGGTGCACTCGGTCACTGACCAGGACCAGTTCCGGGAGATCTACGATGTGCCCACCTGGCGGGAGTACCTGCGGCAGGAACAGACGCGGACCACGGGGGAGGACCGCCGGATCATCCAGGCTGCATGGGACCTGGCCGAAGTGGAACCGCGGGTCCGCTGGTTCCTTCCTGCGTCCACTTGA
- a CDS encoding threonine/serine exporter ThrE family protein: MRTTADPREKRPARTRKTVPPGTVPLASTAVRADRSSAAARRMLRKLVQGENPPTQAMSIVERLAGSPYANPLVRTAGPDANARKTLDLALGMAESMFRYGAGALEVETAIIAVTAAFGLESIEVDITNQSVLLNYSPKDQTPITVMRVVRSWTNNYAGLGLVHQLVTDIIDGGLSRAEAANRLNEITHQPKPFPRWAVTVSAGVFAAAIVGFIGGGPLASLVGFAGTVMVSLLQRVLGRWRVPDFFTTAASGFVVTAMAMLFWSMEVPISPGIVVAGGILVMLPTGRLVSAVQDAINGFPVTASGRFLSAFLTFGALVAGIAVALVLGALMGMGRLNVTDVASSQYSFAVTLLLLAIALGAICIVEQSPRRLVLPTVLIGTAGFLVYQLVEAGGMGPRLTPAVAAIFIGMVARIVALRMGAPQLIVAVPAVLFLFPGLAIFRSMYGLSIGTDEMYQGVVGLFDALTVILAISGGVVLGDNLGRPFTRNLNGNDRRNRRR, from the coding sequence ATGCGGACGACGGCCGACCCTCGCGAGAAACGGCCTGCCCGTACGCGCAAAACCGTTCCACCGGGAACGGTGCCGCTGGCCTCGACCGCCGTCCGCGCCGACCGCTCATCCGCTGCGGCGCGGCGCATGCTGCGCAAGCTGGTCCAAGGGGAGAATCCGCCCACCCAGGCCATGTCCATTGTGGAACGGCTGGCCGGCAGCCCCTATGCCAATCCGCTCGTGCGCACCGCCGGGCCGGACGCGAATGCCCGCAAGACCCTGGACCTGGCCCTCGGCATGGCCGAATCCATGTTCCGCTACGGTGCCGGCGCGCTGGAGGTGGAAACCGCCATCATTGCCGTGACCGCCGCATTCGGGCTGGAAAGCATCGAAGTGGACATCACCAACCAGTCGGTGCTGCTCAACTACTCTCCGAAGGACCAGACCCCCATCACGGTGATGCGCGTGGTCCGTTCCTGGACGAACAACTATGCCGGGCTTGGCCTGGTCCACCAGCTGGTCACCGACATCATCGACGGGGGGCTCTCCCGCGCCGAGGCGGCCAACCGGCTCAACGAGATCACGCACCAGCCCAAGCCTTTCCCGCGCTGGGCCGTGACGGTATCCGCCGGGGTGTTCGCAGCCGCCATCGTCGGGTTTATCGGCGGCGGCCCGCTCGCGTCACTGGTGGGATTCGCCGGAACGGTGATGGTCAGCCTGCTCCAGCGCGTGCTGGGCAGGTGGCGGGTCCCGGACTTCTTCACGACGGCGGCCAGCGGCTTTGTGGTCACGGCCATGGCCATGCTGTTCTGGTCCATGGAGGTGCCCATTTCCCCGGGCATCGTCGTTGCCGGCGGCATCCTGGTTATGCTGCCCACCGGCCGTCTGGTCTCGGCCGTGCAGGATGCGATCAACGGATTCCCGGTCACGGCGTCCGGCCGGTTCCTGTCCGCGTTCCTGACCTTCGGCGCACTGGTGGCCGGCATCGCCGTCGCGCTCGTGCTGGGTGCCCTGATGGGAATGGGCCGGCTGAACGTTACCGATGTGGCCTCGTCACAGTATTCCTTCGCCGTGACCCTGCTGCTGCTGGCTATTGCGCTGGGAGCCATCTGCATTGTCGAACAGTCCCCGCGCCGGCTGGTGTTGCCCACGGTGCTGATCGGCACTGCCGGTTTCCTGGTGTACCAGCTGGTGGAGGCAGGCGGCATGGGGCCGCGCCTTACCCCGGCGGTGGCCGCCATCTTCATCGGCATGGTGGCCCGCATTGTCGCCCTGCGGATGGGTGCCCCGCAGCTGATCGTGGCGGTGCCGGCCGTTCTGTTCCTGTTCCCGGGGCTGGCGATCTTCCGGTCCATGTACGGCCTGAGCATCGGCACCGACGAGATGTACCAGGGTGTGGTGGGCCTGTTTGACGCGCTCACCGTCATTCTGGCCATCTCCGGCGGCGTGGTGCTCGGCGATAACCTGGGCCGGCCCTTCACCCGCAACCTCAACGGCAACGACCGGCGTAACCGGCGGCGTTAG
- a CDS encoding aldo/keto reductase, whose protein sequence is MTYAKLGKSGATVSALGLGCLAFGDPDRGAHGWTIREEEAKSLLRHAVELGINFFDTANVYSAGHSEEILGAAVAEFCRREEVVIASKVHGEMGPGPNGWGLSRKHILWQVEQSLRRLGTDYIDLYQVHRWDGTTPLEETLGTLDQLVRDGKVRYLGASSMHAWQFSKALFLQEQHGWAQFITMQDHYNLLYREEEREMYPLCADRGIGALPYSPLARGRLARPWGTRTVRQDYDEQGQMLYRGNEEVDRSITDAVGNVAEGLGATRAQVALAWVLANPVVTAPFIGATAASHLNENIQALDIQLTEEEFSALEEYYRPRPVAGF, encoded by the coding sequence ATGACATACGCCAAGCTCGGCAAGTCAGGGGCAACTGTCTCGGCCCTTGGGCTGGGCTGCCTTGCATTCGGCGATCCGGACCGCGGCGCGCACGGATGGACCATCCGCGAGGAGGAGGCCAAGTCCCTGCTGCGGCACGCAGTGGAGCTGGGCATCAATTTCTTCGACACCGCCAACGTGTATTCCGCCGGCCACAGCGAGGAAATCCTCGGAGCTGCCGTCGCGGAATTCTGCCGGCGGGAAGAGGTGGTGATCGCCAGCAAGGTCCACGGCGAAATGGGGCCGGGCCCCAATGGATGGGGATTGTCCCGCAAACACATCCTGTGGCAGGTGGAGCAGAGCCTGCGGCGCCTGGGCACGGACTATATCGACCTTTACCAGGTGCACCGCTGGGACGGCACCACGCCGCTGGAAGAAACACTGGGGACCCTCGACCAGCTGGTCCGGGACGGCAAGGTCCGGTACCTGGGCGCTTCAAGCATGCACGCCTGGCAGTTCTCGAAAGCCCTCTTCCTGCAGGAGCAGCACGGCTGGGCGCAGTTCATCACCATGCAGGACCACTACAACCTCCTCTACCGCGAAGAGGAACGGGAGATGTACCCGCTGTGCGCGGACCGCGGCATCGGGGCACTGCCCTATTCGCCGCTCGCGCGCGGGCGCCTGGCCCGCCCCTGGGGGACGAGGACGGTCCGGCAGGACTACGACGAGCAAGGCCAGATGCTCTATCGGGGTAACGAGGAAGTGGACCGCAGCATCACCGATGCAGTGGGGAACGTAGCCGAAGGACTCGGCGCCACCCGGGCGCAGGTCGCCCTGGCCTGGGTCCTGGCCAACCCGGTGGTCACGGCTCCGTTCATCGGCGCCACGGCCGCTTCCCACTTGAATGAGAACATCCAGGCCTTGGACATCCAGCTCACCGAAGAGGAATTCAGCGCGCTCGAGGAGTACTACCGTCCCCGTCCCGTGGCCGGGTTCTGA
- a CDS encoding siderophore-interacting protein, producing the protein MPDPMTSPRPQEPESPAPRRQRPLLTLEVLRREQISEHMVRVVAGGPGFDKFQPNSCADAYCKIWFGPQGRPIDGTEDLDTIRARSEREHWPVSRTYTVRDVDLEAREISIDFVVHGDEGLAGPWAASAEPGEPLTFSGPGGAFNPDPGADWYLLAVDESALPAAATVLRALPQDAVGQAFIEVAGPADRQPVPKPAGVELTWLYRGDVPAGRSRMLTDAVSATPWRDGTVQVFAHGEREAMKSLRDVMFSHRGLERRQVSLSGYWAAGRTEDVFQAEKRTPVGKIL; encoded by the coding sequence ATGCCCGACCCAATGACTTCCCCGCGCCCGCAGGAGCCGGAGTCTCCAGCTCCCCGCCGCCAGCGCCCCCTGCTGACCCTTGAGGTTCTCCGCCGCGAGCAGATCAGTGAGCATATGGTCCGGGTGGTTGCCGGCGGACCCGGTTTCGACAAGTTCCAGCCCAACAGCTGCGCCGATGCCTACTGCAAGATCTGGTTTGGCCCGCAGGGCCGCCCGATTGACGGTACCGAGGACCTGGACACCATTCGGGCGCGGAGCGAACGGGAGCACTGGCCGGTGTCCCGCACCTACACGGTCCGGGACGTGGATCTTGAAGCACGCGAAATCAGCATCGACTTCGTTGTTCACGGAGATGAAGGCCTGGCCGGGCCGTGGGCGGCCTCGGCAGAGCCGGGGGAACCCTTGACCTTCTCCGGCCCCGGGGGCGCCTTCAACCCCGATCCCGGCGCCGACTGGTACCTGCTGGCTGTCGATGAGTCAGCCCTCCCCGCAGCTGCCACCGTGCTCCGCGCGCTGCCGCAGGACGCCGTCGGGCAGGCATTCATCGAAGTCGCCGGCCCCGCCGACCGCCAGCCGGTGCCGAAGCCTGCGGGAGTGGAGCTGACCTGGCTGTACCGCGGGGACGTCCCCGCGGGGCGCAGCCGGATGTTGACCGACGCCGTTTCGGCGACGCCTTGGCGGGATGGAACCGTGCAGGTCTTTGCACACGGCGAGCGGGAGGCAATGAAGTCCCTGCGCGATGTCATGTTCAGCCACCGTGGACTGGAGCGCAGGCAGGTCTCCCTTTCCGGCTACTGGGCTGCGGGACGCACCGAAGACGTCTTCCAGGCCGAAAAGCGCACGCCGGTCGGCAAGATTCTCTAG
- a CDS encoding DoxX family protein, which produces MLSLVLWLVQLLLALLFAGVGFVKIFQGYARLRENLRWPEDFSPATVKLIGVLEVLGAAGLVIPEATGVLPVLTPIAASALTLLMALAVLVHARRGERNRIALGVILMVLSLVVALGRFGVFG; this is translated from the coding sequence ATGCTGTCTCTGGTCTTGTGGCTTGTTCAACTGCTGTTGGCACTTCTATTTGCCGGAGTCGGCTTCGTAAAGATCTTCCAGGGCTATGCACGCCTCCGGGAGAACCTTCGCTGGCCCGAGGACTTCTCCCCCGCCACCGTGAAACTGATCGGCGTCCTCGAAGTCCTTGGAGCCGCCGGGCTGGTCATCCCCGAGGCGACCGGTGTCCTGCCCGTACTGACGCCGATAGCTGCCTCTGCACTGACCCTCCTGATGGCGCTGGCGGTCCTGGTCCACGCGAGGCGCGGTGAACGCAACCGGATTGCCCTGGGCGTCATTCTGATGGTGCTTTCGCTGGTGGTGGCGCTGGGCCGGTTTGGTGTCTTCGGGTGA
- a CDS encoding transposase, whose amino-acid sequence MSSADPHSPPPLGAAVVELYALLPAEFTAARNARAADAGRAGDKELAKRIKALPKPSTAAWLVNLLAHQRREDLEQVLELGAALREAQEDLDQKQLRRLSTERQRLLRAIVRQARDLASELDHPVSESLAAEAEQTLWAAMTDPSAADAVASGQLVRSLAASGWEEVDLDGAVADPDSISHGAGGRAGSGSAADGAGTAKDKGGSSDSAAVRRRQAEARRAVRKAETDLEEAAGAERRAQEALDTAQREVDESAGRRDELTDEIDELRERIRQLEREVATVDRRSGKLERERDNARRTARAARRTAEKARQKLADAQDLSDGGTP is encoded by the coding sequence GTGAGCAGTGCGGATCCGCACTCCCCGCCGCCGCTCGGTGCTGCCGTCGTCGAGCTCTACGCGCTGCTGCCGGCTGAATTCACCGCTGCCCGCAACGCCCGCGCCGCCGACGCCGGGCGGGCCGGGGACAAAGAACTCGCCAAACGCATCAAGGCGCTGCCCAAACCCTCGACGGCGGCCTGGCTCGTGAATCTGCTGGCGCACCAGCGGCGGGAGGACCTGGAACAGGTGCTGGAGCTGGGAGCTGCGCTGCGCGAAGCCCAGGAGGACCTGGACCAGAAGCAGCTGCGCCGCTTAAGCACCGAACGCCAGCGCCTGCTCCGCGCGATTGTCCGCCAAGCCCGGGACCTGGCCTCCGAACTGGACCACCCGGTGAGCGAATCGTTGGCGGCGGAAGCCGAACAAACGCTCTGGGCCGCGATGACCGACCCCTCGGCGGCCGACGCCGTTGCCAGCGGCCAGCTGGTCCGTTCCCTCGCCGCCAGCGGGTGGGAAGAGGTGGACCTGGACGGTGCCGTTGCCGACCCGGACTCGATCTCCCACGGCGCCGGGGGCAGGGCGGGGTCCGGGTCGGCGGCGGACGGGGCCGGGACTGCGAAGGACAAGGGCGGGAGCTCGGACAGCGCCGCAGTACGACGGCGGCAGGCCGAGGCCCGGCGGGCGGTCCGGAAGGCGGAGACGGACCTGGAGGAAGCGGCAGGCGCCGAACGCCGGGCGCAGGAAGCACTGGACACGGCCCAGCGGGAAGTGGATGAGTCCGCCGGCCGCCGGGACGAGCTCACGGATGAAATCGACGAACTGCGGGAGCGGATCAGGCAGCTTGAGCGGGAGGTCGCAACCGTGGACCGACGCTCCGGGAAGCTGGAACGCGAGCGGGACAACGCCCGGCGCACGGCCCGTGCCGCCCGGCGCACGGCGGAAAAGGCCCGGCAGAAGCTCGCCGACGCCCAGGACCTTTCCGACGGCGGGACGCCGTAA